From one Novosphingobium sp. genomic stretch:
- a CDS encoding glycoside hydrolase family 27 protein, with amino-acid sequence MKVSRRSLLASGVATGLAATAVKAAPAPSRRPLAAKPPMGWNSWNSFATTITEAQTLENARIMARDLLPSGYDILTVDIQWYDPSATGYDYNAKPVPAMDGHGRLLPAPNRFPSSAGGKGFAPLASQVHAMGLRFGVHLLRGIPRLAVERDLPVLGGATTARAIADTNSICPWNPDMYGVDMRRPGAQAYYDSVFALLASWGVDFVKVDDLSRPYDAHAPEIEAIATAITRSGRPMVLSMSPGETPVSRAAHASRHAQMWRISDDFWDDWAMLKAQFTRLANWNGAMRDLGSASQGWPDADMLPLGRLKMGTRETGFTPDEQQTLMTLWSIARSPLIMGGDLRHLTPATLALLTNPEVLAVNQSSHANQPHFWEDDVPIWSARAPDGAWYLALFNIADKAKEVRLDLPRLGLPAAAKVRDLWQRKDEGQTGAIFTRDVPAHGSLLYRLSA; translated from the coding sequence ATGAAGGTCTCGCGCCGATCGCTGCTGGCCAGCGGTGTCGCCACGGGGCTGGCCGCCACAGCGGTGAAGGCCGCCCCTGCCCCCTCGCGCCGTCCGCTGGCCGCAAAGCCTCCCATGGGCTGGAACAGTTGGAACAGCTTCGCCACCACCATCACCGAGGCGCAGACTCTGGAAAACGCCCGGATCATGGCGCGCGATCTGCTGCCCTCCGGCTATGACATTCTGACCGTCGACATCCAGTGGTATGACCCCAGCGCCACCGGCTATGACTACAACGCCAAGCCCGTGCCCGCGATGGATGGCCATGGCCGCCTGCTGCCCGCCCCCAACCGCTTTCCCTCCAGCGCGGGCGGCAAGGGCTTTGCACCTCTGGCCAGTCAGGTCCACGCCATGGGGTTGCGTTTTGGCGTGCATCTGCTGCGCGGCATCCCCCGCCTCGCGGTGGAGCGCGACCTGCCGGTGCTGGGCGGTGCCACCACCGCCCGCGCCATCGCCGACACCAACAGCATCTGCCCGTGGAACCCGGACATGTATGGCGTCGACATGCGCCGCCCCGGTGCTCAGGCCTATTACGACAGCGTGTTCGCCCTGCTGGCCTCATGGGGCGTGGATTTCGTCAAGGTGGATGACCTGAGCCGCCCCTATGACGCCCATGCGCCCGAGATCGAGGCCATCGCGACCGCCATCACCCGCTCGGGCCGTCCGATGGTGCTGAGCATGTCGCCCGGCGAAACGCCCGTGTCGCGCGCCGCCCATGCCAGCCGGCATGCGCAGATGTGGCGCATCTCGGACGATTTCTGGGATGACTGGGCGATGCTCAAGGCGCAGTTCACCCGTCTGGCCAACTGGAACGGCGCGATGCGCGATCTGGGCAGTGCCAGTCAGGGCTGGCCCGATGCCGATATGCTGCCGCTGGGCCGTTTGAAGATGGGCACCCGCGAAACCGGCTTCACCCCCGACGAACAGCAGACGCTGATGACTCTGTGGAGCATCGCCCGCTCGCCGCTGATCATGGGCGGCGATCTGCGGCACCTCACCCCGGCCACGCTGGCCCTGCTGACCAATCCCGAAGTGCTGGCCGTCAACCAGTCGAGCCACGCCAACCAGCCGCATTTCTGGGAGGATGATGTCCCCATCTGGTCGGCGCGGGCCCCGGATGGCGCATGGTATCTGGCGCTGTTCAACATTGCCGACAAGGCCAAGGAGGTCAGGCTCGACCTGCCCCGCCTCGGCCTGCCCGCCGCCGCCAAGGTACGCGATCTGTGGCAGCGCAAGGATGAAGGCCAGACCGGCGCGATCTTCACCCGCGATGTGCCCGCGCATGGCTCGCTGCTCTATCGGCTCTCCGCATGA
- a CDS encoding glycoside hydrolase, with the protein MMARGLLMAALLAASAQAQAAEQPVTIALSADRATDGPAFEGWGTALAWFAEVTGGYPAPVREHLADLFYGKDGLGWTIARFNIGGGNAAATPPYLRPGAAVPGYWHQPAGTSGHDWWRPDQPQMWDWNADPNQRWWLDAVKARVQAPIFEAFSNSPPWFMTVSGRVSGAEKGRDDNLREGQEQVFAQYLARSVEELQKRHGIHFRTLSPVNEPNTDYWFAANTQEGAHWSPARQAAMVEASAQALQARGLTTQIAAMDETNSDTFLIDWAAYPAPTRALIGQLNVHSYGTLYQTGVRDAAASANIRLWMSENDTPDKGGPESFTAMAPALALADHIVADLRHLQPSAWVFWQAVENLSARDGKPGSNWGLIKMDLQAAPDAPHPISITSKYWAMANFSRYLRPGMHLFRPADEDTIGGASPDGRELVFVHVNPGTTPRHLALNVPGAWSVQTVTTARDHQAQADTPRLGQDRFTVPVEPETITTIRLRRR; encoded by the coding sequence ATGATGGCGCGTGGCCTGTTGATGGCGGCGCTGCTGGCGGCCTCTGCCCAGGCGCAAGCTGCCGAACAGCCCGTCACCATCGCGCTCTCGGCGGATCGCGCGACCGACGGCCCGGCCTTCGAGGGCTGGGGCACGGCGCTGGCATGGTTCGCCGAGGTGACGGGCGGCTACCCCGCCCCGGTGCGCGAGCATCTGGCCGACCTGTTCTATGGCAAGGACGGCCTTGGCTGGACCATCGCGCGCTTCAACATCGGCGGCGGCAATGCGGCGGCCACCCCGCCCTATCTGCGCCCCGGCGCGGCGGTGCCCGGTTACTGGCATCAACCCGCGGGCACCTCTGGCCATGACTGGTGGCGCCCCGATCAGCCGCAAATGTGGGACTGGAATGCCGACCCCAACCAGCGCTGGTGGCTCGATGCCGTGAAAGCCCGTGTGCAGGCGCCCATCTTCGAGGCTTTCTCCAACTCGCCGCCATGGTTCATGACCGTGAGCGGGCGCGTCTCGGGCGCGGAAAAAGGCCGCGACGACAATCTGCGCGAAGGGCAGGAACAGGTCTTCGCGCAGTATCTGGCCCGCTCGGTCGAGGAATTGCAGAAGCGCCACGGTATCCACTTCCGCACCCTCTCCCCCGTCAATGAGCCCAACACCGATTATTGGTTCGCCGCCAACACGCAGGAAGGCGCGCATTGGAGCCCGGCGCGGCAAGCGGCCATGGTGGAAGCCAGCGCACAGGCCTTGCAGGCGCGCGGCCTCACCACGCAAATCGCGGCGATGGACGAGACCAATTCGGACACCTTCCTGATCGACTGGGCGGCCTATCCGGCGCCGACGCGCGCGCTGATCGGCCAGCTCAACGTCCACAGCTATGGCACGCTGTATCAGACCGGGGTGCGCGATGCCGCCGCATCCGCAAATATCCGCCTGTGGATGTCGGAGAACGATACGCCCGACAAGGGCGGCCCCGAAAGCTTCACCGCCATGGCGCCCGCGCTGGCTCTGGCCGACCATATCGTGGCCGATCTGCGCCATCTGCAACCCAGCGCCTGGGTCTTCTGGCAGGCAGTGGAAAATCTGAGCGCGCGCGATGGCAAGCCCGGTTCCAATTGGGGGCTGATCAAGATGGACCTGCAGGCCGCGCCCGATGCGCCGCATCCCATCTCCATCACCAGCAAATATTGGGCGATGGCCAATTTCAGCCGCTATCTGCGCCCCGGCATGCACCTGTTCCGCCCCGCTGACGAGGACACCATTGGCGGCGCCAGCCCCGACGGGCGCGAGCTGGTCTTCGTGCATGTGAACCCCGGCACCACCCCGCGCCATCTGGCGCTGAACGTGCCGGGCGCATGGTCGGTGCAGACCGTGACCACCGCGCGCGATCATCAGGCACAGGCCGATACGCCCCGGCTCGGGCAGGATCGCTTCACCGTGC
- a CDS encoding TonB-dependent receptor produces MSVSITAACTMLAGVPAFAADAEPLAASPLAQQAPGGSAANSQDIIVTGVRASLRSAQAIKRNANQIVDSVEATDIGKLPDANTVEALQRITGVQIQRRYGEGATDFDHRTQPAITVRGLTQVSNFIDGRAAISAAGGRSLDLEALPPELLAGIDVYKNPPADTIEGDIAGVVNIRTRLPFDAKGQVISATVKGNYYDRAKKTGDSFSLLYSNRFHTSIGEMGFLVNASYAKSFYQQDALIIGAFGAVPAGTNIAGAPANAQVPYGVQIYDDSGNRQRIGVAGAFQWQPSSTLLVTAQALYSRYKFYRQGKYYYYNNNGNPSTTPNANGTFTFDSAGYATSGSLSNMVFESSRFDQDLTDTVGNYTLNVKWNPSNRFKSTFDFQYLKSTYNADRNGFVISLYDKAGETPYNALHQSIVDFDLRGSSPVWNVRNPGLLSNPANYAFTYMADALQRNDADQLALRYDLEYDAEGGFLKKLRGGARYADSTVDLRGTWNAFCLVPSGANPGCNAAAGTPFVPVSAHPELAISGPSSNFFDGRTLTGGILYPSFESGSSLWDSLTKTEALFNTSPKNYFAPADLNHQTEKSISGYVTADFANKLFGLEFDGTAGVRVVNTKTGSTGVIFNSDGSMAPLDVRRSYTKALPSFNLRLHLAPKVQARFAFSQSFARPNFDQMSTNVTLNQVTQVSPITGRPSGSSGNPYLSPITSTNYDATVEWYFAPSGSLTGGLFYKQVDGFLASGTVVRTYNGTPFDIGTTVNSGKGTIKGFEIAYQQFFDFLPGIFSGFGLQANYTFVDSNVTNPFAAAGSNVPTTVPLEKLSKHSYNLVGLYQKGPVSGRLAWSWRGTYLDTTYGSGANGLPQFQKPYASLDASVSYNITKHIAVSVDAVNLLNRMTETYINTTSQPLQYTLNDRRYGFSLRATY; encoded by the coding sequence ATGAGCGTTTCCATCACGGCAGCCTGCACCATGCTGGCAGGGGTGCCCGCTTTCGCCGCCGATGCCGAGCCGCTCGCTGCCAGTCCGCTGGCGCAGCAGGCACCCGGTGGCTCTGCCGCCAATTCGCAGGACATCATCGTGACCGGCGTGCGCGCCAGCCTCCGTTCGGCGCAGGCGATCAAGCGCAATGCCAATCAGATCGTCGATTCCGTCGAGGCGACCGACATCGGCAAGCTGCCCGACGCCAACACGGTCGAGGCGCTGCAGCGCATCACCGGCGTGCAGATCCAGCGCCGCTATGGCGAGGGCGCGACCGATTTCGACCATCGCACCCAGCCCGCCATCACCGTGCGCGGCCTCACTCAGGTCAGCAATTTCATCGATGGCCGCGCGGCGATTTCGGCGGCGGGCGGGCGTTCGCTCGATCTGGAGGCGCTGCCGCCCGAACTGCTGGCCGGCATCGATGTCTACAAGAATCCGCCCGCCGACACGATCGAGGGTGACATTGCCGGTGTGGTCAACATCCGCACCCGCCTGCCTTTCGATGCCAAGGGCCAAGTCATCAGCGCGACGGTCAAGGGCAATTACTATGATCGCGCCAAGAAGACGGGCGACAGCTTCTCGCTGCTGTATAGCAACCGCTTCCACACCTCGATCGGCGAGATGGGTTTCCTCGTCAACGCCAGCTATGCCAAGAGCTTCTATCAGCAGGACGCGCTGATCATCGGCGCCTTTGGCGCGGTGCCCGCCGGCACAAACATCGCGGGCGCCCCGGCCAATGCGCAGGTGCCCTATGGCGTGCAGATCTATGACGACAGCGGCAATCGTCAGCGCATCGGCGTGGCGGGGGCCTTCCAGTGGCAGCCCTCCAGCACGCTGCTGGTGACGGCGCAGGCGCTGTATTCGCGCTACAAGTTCTACCGTCAGGGCAAATATTATTACTACAACAACAATGGCAATCCCAGCACCACGCCGAATGCCAACGGCACCTTCACCTTTGACAGCGCGGGTTATGCGACCTCGGGCTCACTCAGCAATATGGTGTTCGAATCCTCGCGCTTCGATCAGGACCTGACCGATACGGTCGGCAATTACACGCTGAATGTGAAATGGAACCCCAGCAACCGGTTCAAGAGCACCTTCGACTTCCAATATCTGAAATCGACCTACAATGCCGATCGCAACGGCTTCGTCATTTCGCTCTATGACAAGGCGGGCGAGACGCCTTACAATGCCCTGCATCAGAGCATCGTCGATTTCGATCTGCGCGGCTCCAGCCCGGTCTGGAATGTGCGCAATCCGGGGCTGCTGTCGAACCCGGCCAATTACGCCTTCACCTATATGGCCGACGCGCTTCAGCGCAACGATGCCGATCAGCTCGCGCTGCGCTACGATCTGGAATATGACGCCGAGGGCGGCTTCCTGAAGAAGCTGCGCGGCGGCGCGCGCTATGCCGACAGCACGGTCGATCTGCGCGGCACGTGGAATGCCTTCTGCCTGGTGCCCAGCGGCGCCAATCCGGGATGCAACGCGGCGGCGGGAACGCCCTTCGTGCCGGTCTCGGCGCATCCCGAACTGGCGATCAGCGGACCTTCGTCCAACTTCTTCGACGGGCGCACGCTGACCGGCGGCATTCTCTATCCCAGCTTCGAATCCGGCTCCAGCCTGTGGGACAGCCTGACCAAGACCGAAGCGCTGTTCAACACCAGCCCCAAGAATTACTTCGCCCCCGCCGATCTCAACCATCAGACCGAGAAGTCGATCAGCGGCTATGTCACGGCTGACTTTGCCAACAAGCTGTTTGGGCTGGAGTTCGATGGCACGGCGGGCGTGCGCGTGGTCAACACCAAGACCGGATCGACCGGGGTGATCTTCAACAGCGACGGCTCGATGGCGCCGCTCGATGTGCGGCGCAGCTACACCAAGGCGCTGCCCAGCTTCAACCTGAGGCTGCATCTGGCGCCCAAGGTGCAGGCGCGCTTTGCCTTCTCGCAATCTTTCGCGCGGCCCAATTTCGACCAGATGTCGACCAATGTGACGCTCAATCAGGTGACGCAGGTCAGCCCGATCACCGGGCGCCCCAGCGGCTCCTCGGGCAACCCCTATCTCAGCCCGATCACCTCGACCAATTATGACGCGACGGTGGAATGGTATTTCGCCCCGTCCGGATCGCTGACGGGCGGTTTGTTCTACAAGCAGGTCGATGGCTTCCTGGCCAGCGGCACTGTGGTGCGGACGTATAATGGCACGCCCTTTGATATCGGCACCACGGTCAATTCGGGCAAGGGCACGATCAAGGGCTTTGAAATCGCCTATCAGCAGTTCTTCGACTTCCTGCCGGGCATTTTCAGCGGCTTTGGTCTTCAGGCCAATTACACCTTTGTCGACAGCAACGTCACCAATCCTTTCGCGGCGGCCGGAAGCAACGTCCCGACCACCGTGCCGCTGGAGAAGCTGTCCAAGCACAGTTACAATCTGGTGGGGCTCTATCAGAAGGGGCCGGTCTCGGGCCGCCTCGCCTGGAGCTGGCGCGGCACCTATCTGGACACGACTTATGGCAGCGGCGCCAATGGTTTGCCGCAGTTCCAGAAGCCCTATGCCTCGCTTGACGCTTCGGTGAGCTACAACATCACCAAGCATATCGCGGTGTCGGTCGATGCGGTGAACCTGCTCAACCGCATGACCGAGACCTATATCAACACCACCAGCCAGCCGCTGCAATATACGCTGAACGATCGGCGTTACGGCTTCTCGCTGCGCGCAACCTATTAA
- a CDS encoding DUF6445 family protein: MMASASTVASQTSVSLLRLTGSDEPVLVIDTVTGQAEHLIAAASRSRFEPASAVGSGYPGLLGPAPHAYIDALVRFVLPLLQQHWAIGPIRPKRARGNFSLVTTPPEALSVEQRIPHVDAADPLQFAAVHYLCDAEHGGTGFFRHRATGFATLDPARVEIFNRARDEETAPSSGYLTEDSAEFELIGSCEAQMDRLVVYRSSLFHSGLIRAVPEHAEDPRRGRLTGNLFLQCEVAR; the protein is encoded by the coding sequence ATGATGGCATCTGCATCGACAGTCGCGTCGCAAACATCGGTCTCGCTGCTGCGCCTGACGGGCAGTGACGAGCCGGTCCTGGTGATCGACACCGTAACGGGGCAGGCCGAGCATCTGATCGCCGCCGCCAGCCGCTCTCGCTTCGAACCGGCCAGCGCGGTGGGCAGTGGCTATCCCGGCCTGCTGGGCCCCGCGCCGCATGCCTATATCGATGCCCTGGTGCGTTTTGTGCTGCCCTTGCTGCAGCAGCATTGGGCCATCGGTCCGATCCGTCCCAAGCGGGCGAGGGGCAATTTCTCGCTGGTCACCACGCCGCCCGAAGCCTTGTCTGTGGAGCAACGCATCCCGCATGTGGATGCCGCCGATCCGCTGCAATTTGCCGCCGTCCATTACCTTTGCGATGCGGAACATGGCGGGACGGGTTTCTTCCGCCACCGTGCCACCGGTTTTGCAACGCTCGATCCCGCGCGGGTCGAGATTTTCAACAGGGCGCGGGATGAAGAAACCGCTCCTTCTTCTGGCTATCTTACCGAAGACAGTGCAGAATTCGAACTGATCGGTTCCTGTGAGGCCCAAATGGATCGACTGGTGGTTTATCGTTCCTCACTGTTCCATTCCGGCCTGATCCGCGCTGTGCCCGAGCATGCCGAAGATCCCCGACGCGGCCGCCTGACCGGCAATCTCTTCCTGCAATGCGAGGTGGCCCGATGA
- a CDS encoding tryptophan halogenase family protein yields the protein MTHEALRSIAIIGGGTAGWMTAAALARVLGRPDLTITLVESEEIGTVGVGEATIPPLLAFNSLLGIDEDHFIRATGATFKLGIEFTDWLHHGHRYFHPFGNYGVDFGPIPFDGLWHRLKANGDTTSLEDYSICALAARENRFDRPSGGTNTPLGHIGYAFHFDAARYAAFLRGHAETSGVIRKEGKVTQVHQDGDTGFIASVELASGEQIAADLFVDCSGFRGLLIDQTLEAGFEDWGHWLPNDRAVAVACERSGPLTPYTRSTAREAGWQWRIPLQHRVGNGYVYASDHLSDEAAEEALVSSLEGQMLGSPRLLRFRAGRRKAFWAKNCIALGLASGFLEPLESTSIHLVQAGIARLLEMVPTRAFEPADIRRYNRLMTTEFESIRDFLILHFHATQRSDTPYWDHLRTMQVPDSLAERIAIYRATGRVFREADELFSKTSWLAVMHGQGLIAAGHDPLADGMPLAEAQARLQRVAQVTAAAARQMPEHADFLRRRCGVSDPAFLNTVLTP from the coding sequence ATGACTCATGAAGCTTTGCGCAGCATTGCCATCATCGGCGGCGGCACGGCGGGCTGGATGACGGCAGCGGCGCTGGCCCGCGTGCTGGGGCGGCCCGATCTCACCATCACGCTGGTGGAATCCGAGGAGATCGGCACCGTCGGCGTGGGAGAGGCCACGATCCCGCCCTTGCTGGCCTTCAACAGCCTGCTGGGCATCGATGAAGATCACTTTATCCGCGCGACCGGCGCCACCTTCAAGCTGGGGATCGAGTTCACCGACTGGCTTCACCATGGCCATCGCTACTTTCATCCTTTCGGCAATTATGGTGTCGATTTTGGGCCGATCCCTTTCGATGGCTTGTGGCATCGATTAAAAGCAAACGGCGACACCACGTCGCTTGAAGACTATTCGATCTGCGCGCTGGCTGCCCGCGAGAACCGCTTCGATCGGCCCAGCGGGGGCACGAACACGCCGCTTGGCCATATCGGCTATGCCTTCCATTTCGATGCGGCGCGCTATGCCGCCTTCCTGCGCGGCCATGCCGAAACATCGGGCGTGATCCGCAAGGAAGGCAAGGTCACGCAGGTCCATCAGGACGGCGACACCGGCTTTATTGCCAGCGTGGAGCTGGCCTCGGGCGAGCAGATCGCCGCCGATCTCTTTGTCGATTGCTCCGGTTTCCGGGGGCTGTTGATCGATCAGACGCTGGAGGCCGGTTTCGAGGATTGGGGCCATTGGCTGCCCAATGATCGCGCCGTCGCGGTGGCCTGTGAACGCTCCGGCCCGCTCACGCCTTACACACGCTCCACCGCGCGCGAGGCGGGGTGGCAATGGCGCATTCCGCTGCAGCATCGCGTGGGCAATGGCTATGTCTATGCCAGCGATCACCTGAGCGATGAGGCCGCTGAGGAAGCATTGGTCAGCAGCCTCGAAGGCCAGATGCTGGGCAGCCCGCGCCTGCTGCGCTTCCGGGCCGGGCGCCGCAAGGCTTTCTGGGCGAAGAACTGCATCGCGCTCGGTCTGGCGAGCGGCTTTCTCGAGCCGCTGGAATCCACCAGCATCCATCTGGTTCAGGCGGGCATCGCGCGGCTGCTCGAAATGGTGCCGACCCGCGCTTTCGAACCTGCTGATATCCGCCGCTACAACCGGCTGATGACAACCGAGTTTGAAAGTATTCGCGATTTCCTGATCCTCCATTTCCACGCCACCCAGCGCAGCGATACGCCCTATTGGGATCATCTCCGCACCATGCAGGTGCCCGACAGTCTGGCCGAACGCATCGCCATCTATCGCGCCACCGGCCGCGTCTTCCGTGAGGCGGATGAACTCTTCAGCAAGACAAGCTGGCTGGCGGTGATGCACGGGCAGGGGCTGATCGCGGCGGGGCATGATCCGCTGGCCGATGGCATGCCGCTGGCCGAGGCGCAGGCGCGGCTCCAGCGCGTGGCGCAGGTCACCGCCGCCGCGGCGCGACAAATGCCCGAACATGCCGATTTCCTGCGCCGCCGCTGCGGCGTCAGCGATCCCGCCTTTCTCAACACTGTGCTGACACCATGA
- a CDS encoding DUF5597 domain-containing protein produces the protein MKTRLAAMAGLLAMAGMPLAAQAQDSRFTSDSAGQKVLTVDGKPFLILGIQLNNSSGFAETFHALAPAIRRSHANTVMVPLGWESIEPEEGRFDFSTIDGLIAEARAQKIRVALLWFGSWKNAKMSYAPAWVKRDTQRFPRVEDADHHPIDALSPIAEASRNADAKAFAALMAHIKAVDGKQRTIIMVQVENEAGTLGADRDHSAAAEALFNAPVPADMPGAKAGSWQDNYAEKAPEAFMAYHTARYIGAVAAAGRKAYDLPMYANVWPREQPGLLRPGDSSPSGGAVSWLLPQWKALAPAIDVVGVDNYDTNVAPYTQIAKAYDIPGNPLFVPETGGSIAHARHAFWTVAQPRSLGISKFGIDEGFGMSKGQEAVEPIALDYHLLRDAAPFLLPLRDTGHAQSAVEEDGLANVPLAFDNIEAVARFGEVRDGYGGPRGQGNADLSGRVIVAQAEANRFLIVGASANLLFAPKLGTTGHVELVSVEEGHFMDGRWVRDRLLNGDETAFGLVLPPSGKSLMVTTQVVR, from the coding sequence ATGAAGACAAGACTCGCGGCCATGGCAGGGCTGCTGGCCATGGCGGGCATGCCGCTTGCAGCGCAGGCTCAGGACAGCCGCTTCACCAGCGACAGTGCCGGCCAGAAGGTGCTCACCGTTGATGGCAAGCCCTTCCTGATTCTCGGCATCCAGCTCAACAACTCCAGCGGCTTTGCCGAGACCTTCCATGCCCTCGCCCCCGCCATCAGGCGCAGCCATGCCAACACGGTGATGGTCCCGCTGGGCTGGGAAAGCATCGAGCCCGAGGAAGGCCGCTTCGACTTCTCCACCATCGACGGCCTGATCGCCGAAGCCCGCGCCCAGAAAATCCGCGTCGCCCTGCTGTGGTTCGGCAGCTGGAAGAACGCGAAAATGTCCTACGCCCCGGCCTGGGTGAAGCGCGACACACAGCGTTTCCCGCGCGTCGAGGACGCCGATCACCACCCCATCGACGCGCTCTCCCCCATCGCCGAGGCCAGCCGCAATGCCGATGCCAAGGCCTTTGCCGCACTGATGGCGCATATCAAGGCCGTGGACGGCAAACAGCGCACGATCATCATGGTGCAGGTGGAAAATGAGGCCGGAACACTGGGCGCCGACCGCGACCACTCCGCAGCGGCCGAAGCCCTGTTCAACGCCCCCGTCCCCGCCGACATGCCGGGCGCCAAAGCGGGTTCATGGCAGGACAATTATGCCGAAAAGGCGCCCGAGGCCTTTATGGCCTATCACACCGCGCGCTATATCGGCGCGGTCGCGGCGGCGGGGCGCAAGGCCTATGATCTGCCGATGTATGCCAATGTCTGGCCGCGCGAACAGCCCGGCCTGCTCCGCCCCGGAGACAGCAGCCCCAGCGGCGGCGCGGTCTCATGGCTGCTGCCGCAATGGAAGGCGCTGGCCCCGGCGATCGATGTGGTCGGCGTGGACAATTACGACACCAATGTCGCGCCCTACACGCAGATCGCCAAGGCCTATGACATCCCCGGCAATCCGCTCTTCGTGCCCGAGACCGGGGGCAGCATCGCCCACGCCCGCCACGCCTTCTGGACCGTGGCCCAGCCGCGCAGCCTCGGCATTTCCAAATTCGGCATCGACGAGGGCTTCGGCATGAGCAAGGGGCAGGAAGCCGTGGAACCCATCGCGCTCGATTACCATCTGCTGCGCGATGCCGCGCCCTTCCTGCTACCCCTGCGCGATACGGGCCATGCCCAATCCGCCGTGGAGGAAGACGGGCTGGCCAATGTCCCCCTCGCCTTCGATAACATCGAGGCGGTCGCCCGCTTCGGCGAGGTGCGCGATGGCTATGGCGGCCCGCGCGGGCAAGGCAATGCCGATCTCTCGGGCCGGGTGATCGTGGCGCAGGCCGAGGCAAACCGCTTTCTGATTGTCGGCGCTTCGGCCAATCTGCTGTTTGCGCCCAAGCTGGGCACAACCGGCCATGTCGAACTGGTCAGCGTGGAGGAAGGACATTTCATGGATGGACGATGGGTGCGCGACCGGCTGCTCAATGGCGATGAAACGGCATTCGGGCTGGTGCTGCCGCCTTCGGGCAAGAGCCTGATGGTCACGACGCAGGTGGTGCGATGA